TAAAACTTCAGAACCTGTTAATTTCATATCGCATCATCCTTTTCTAAATTTTTATTGACCTTTCTATTATATACAATTTTGTATACAAAGTACAAGACTTTAGAGTAAATTATTTCAGAATTTTCTGAATTTTTTATATTTCTAAGTCTTTTTATATATTGTAACAAATACTTACATTAATTTCACTTAAATATTTACAAAAACTTCCCACTAATTAAAATTAATGGGAAGCAATTATTTTTGTTTTATTATTTTTAATTATCTAAAACCAAATAAATTTTTTATCCTCCGAGATAAGCTTTTTTGACATCGTCGGATTCCAAAAGTTCGCCTGCGTTTCCGCTCATGACAACTTCTCCGGTTTCAAGGATATATGCTCTGTTTGAAATCGAAAGAGCCATATTTGCATTTTGTTCAACAAGGAAGATAGTTGTACCTTCTTCGTTTATTTGCTTAATAAGCTTAAATATATCCTGTACGATAACAGGAGCAAGCCCCATCGAAGGTTCATCCAAAAGTAAGAACTTAGGCTTAGACATCAAAGCTCTCGAAATGGCAAGCATTTGCTGTTCCCCGCCGCTTAAAGTTCCTGCCAACTGACTTTTTCTTTCTTTAAGTCTCGGGAACTTATTATATATATCAAGTATATCTTCTTTGATACCATCTTTATCATTTCTCAGGTAAGCACCCATTTCAAGATTTTCAAGAACTGTCATGTCCGAAAATATCCTTCTTCCTTCGGGAACATGAGAAATACCCATTTTTACTATATCCGTCGCCTTTGTATTTTCAATAGGCTTATCCATAAATTCGATAGTGCCGCTTGATTTCGGAACAAGTCCTGAAATAGTTCTGAGAGTGGAGGTCTTTCCTGCACCGTTTGAACCTATTAGGGTAACTATTTCACCCTCGTTTACTTGTAAAGAAACATTTTTTAGGGCATGAATAGCACCATAATGCACATTTAAATCTTTTATTTCAAAGAACATATTACGCTTCCTCCCCTAAATAAGCTTTGATAACTCTATCATTATTTTTGA
The DNA window shown above is from Anaerofustis stercorihominis DSM 17244 and carries:
- a CDS encoding ABC transporter ATP-binding protein encodes the protein MFFEIKDLNVHYGAIHALKNVSLQVNEGEIVTLIGSNGAGKTSTLRTISGLVPKSSGTIEFMDKPIENTKATDIVKMGISHVPEGRRIFSDMTVLENLEMGAYLRNDKDGIKEDILDIYNKFPRLKERKSQLAGTLSGGEQQMLAISRALMSKPKFLLLDEPSMGLAPVIVQDIFKLIKQINEEGTTIFLVEQNANMALSISNRAYILETGEVVMSGNAGELLESDDVKKAYLGG